A DNA window from Vigna unguiculata cultivar IT97K-499-35 chromosome 10, ASM411807v1, whole genome shotgun sequence contains the following coding sequences:
- the LOC114166491 gene encoding mitochondrial arginine transporter BAC2-like, giving the protein MEFWSEFLASSSGREFVAGGFGGIAGIFAGYPLDTLRIKLQNTKNGSAVTIFKHMVLREGTCSLYRGMAAPLATVTFQNAMVFQTYAVLSRACDLSVSPKDPASYKGVALGGTGTGALQSLLLSPVELIKIRLQMQKESQMAESIKGPIRLAKHIWRKEGLRGIYRGLGVTVLRDGPSHGLYFWTYEYMRERLHPGCRKSGEESLQTMLVAGGSAGVTSWISCYPLDVVKSRLQAQTPSSLKYKGIVDCFRKSVKEEGYSVLWRGLGTTVARAFIVNGAIFSAYEVALRLLFRNPSIHTKETI; this is encoded by the exons ATGGAATTTTGGTCAGAATTTCTTGCAAGCAGTTCGGGAAGAGAGTTTGTAGCAGGTGGCTTCGGAGGCATCGCAGGTATATTTGCAGGTTATCCACTTGACACTCTCCGAATCAAATTACAGAACACAAAAAATGGCTCTGCTGTCACCATCTTTAAGCACATGGTGTTAAGGGAAGGAACATGTTCTTTGTACCGTGGCATGGCCGCACCATTAGCCACCGTTACTTttcag AATGCAATGGTTTTCCAAACGTACGCGGTTCTGTCAAGGGCGTGTGACTTATCTGTATCTCCTAAAGACCCTGCATCCTACAAGGGTGTTGCATTAGGAGGAACTGGCACAGGAGCACTTCAAAGTCTGTTACTTTCCCCTGTGGAGCTGATAAAAATTCGACTTCAGATGCAAAAAGAAAGCCAGATGGCAGAATCCATAAAGGGTCCTATAAGGCTGGCGAAACACATTTGGAGAAAAGAAGGCCTTCGAGGCATTTATCGAGGACTTGGTGTGACTGTGTTAAGAGATGGACCCTCTCATGGTTTATACTTCTGGACATACGAATACATGAGGGAACGACTCCACCCTGGTTGCAGAAAAAGTGGTGAAGAAAGTTTGCAGACTATGTTAGTAGCGGGAGGATCTGCAGGCGTGACTAGTTGGATCAGTTGCTACCCTTTGGATGTTGTGAAGAGTAGATTGCAGGCTCAAACACCCTCTTCTCTCAAGTACAAAGGCATCGTAGATTGTTTCAGAAAGAGTGTTAAAGAAGAAGGATACAGTGTGCTGTGGCGGGGTTTAGGAACTACAGTTGCCAGAGCTTTCATAGTAAATGGAGCCATATTCTCTGCGTATGAAGTTGCGCTCAGATTACTGTTTCGCAACCCAAGTATTCATACCAAAGAAACTATTTAG
- the LOC114166022 gene encoding pollen-specific leucine-rich repeat extensin-like protein 1 — translation MAMALVSLNTLLTPPSSSSSSSASSSSSFSSPKPSSSSSNFASPFIVGFRSLTPVPRFRRHLVRMAPEEEKMTRRSPLDFPIEWERPKPGRRPDIFPQFSPMKTPLPPPMPADPPEEDEEEEEKKEEEEEPEKEEPDKPEKPEKPEKPIGYI, via the exons ATGGCCATGGCTTTGGTCAGCCTCAACACCCTTCTCACAccgccttcttcttcttcttcttcttcggcTTCGTCTTCTTCATCGTTTTCTTCTCCTaaaccttcttcttcttcttctaactTTGCATCACCTTTCATAGTTGGTTTTCGCTCTCTCACACCAGTTCCTCGCTTTCGGAGGCACCTCGTACGTATGGCTCCCGAAGAGGAAAAAATGACTCGCCGTTCACCTCTCGATTTCCCAATC GAGTGGGAGAGGCCTAAGCCTGGACGAAGACCAGATATATTCCCTCAGTTTAGTCCTATGAAGACACCTTTGCCGCCTCCAATGCCTGCAGATCCACCAGAAGAGgatgaagaggaggaagaaaagaaagaggaagaggaagagccTGAAAAGGAGGAGCCAGATAAGCCAGAAAAACCAGAAAAACCAGAGAAGCCAATCgggtatatataa
- the LOC114166118 gene encoding exosome complex component RRP43-like → MGLPNSSEDLSSEMEVDAFRRLFPLRYFERHLAESIRPDGRPLGKSRETSIFFGAVSTANGSALVKIGSTTMLTAIKMEVMTPSLESPDEGCLAVDFFMPPICSPIVRPGRPAEASPVVSKQLSDTISSSRMIDLKELSLVSGKAAWMTYLDIYCLDADGALFDAALLSAVAALSHLQIPAVAMNDDGKIVLVSDEDGQNQAQEPVNKEKRKLTLRSIPFSLTCILHKNYILADPTAEEESIVETHLTIVLDTSGQLISLYKPGGPVLAYTSAIQDCVALTRQRVKELKGLLDKENSAMEV, encoded by the exons TTCCCACTTCGTTATTTTGAGCGTCATCTTGCCGAATCAATAAGGCCTGATGGTAGACCACTTGGAAAAAGCAGAgaaacaagtattttttttg GTGCTGTTTCCACTGCTAATGGGTCAGCTCTAGTGAAGATTGGATCAACT ACTATGTTGACTGCTATTAAAATGGAGGTTATGACACCCTCCCTGGAGTCACCAGATGAGGGCTGTCTAG CTGTTGATTTCTTCATGCCTCCAATCTGTTCTCCAATTGTTAGGCCTGGCAGGCCTGCTGAAGCATCACCAGTGGTGTCAAAGCAATTGTCTGATACCATTTCAAG TTCTAGAATGATTGATTTGAAAGAATTGTCTCTGGTTAGTGGAAAAGCTGCATGGATGACTTACCTC GATATTTATTGTTTGGATGCTGATGGTGCTCTTTTTGACGCTGCATTACTTTCTGCTGTTGCTGCTTTGTCTCATT TGCAAATTCCTGCTGTTGCCATGAATGATGATGGCAAGATAGTACTTGTGTCTGATGAAGATGGACAAAACCAAGCACAGGAACCAGTCAATAAGGAAAAGAGGAAGCTTACATTAAGAAGCATTCCCTTCTCATTAACATGCATACTTCACAAGAATTACATCTTGGCAGATCCTACTGCAGAAGAAGAATCCATTGTGGAAACCCATTTGACAATAGTTTTGGATACATCTGGCCAGCTAATATCTCTTTACAAGCCCGGTGGGCCCGTTCTTGCCTATACTTCTGCTATCCAG GATTGTGTAGCGTTAACCCGGCAAAGAGTAAAGGAACTAAAAGGCCTCTTAGACAAGGAAAATTCTGCTATGGAGGTTTGA